A genomic segment from Dermacentor silvarum isolate Dsil-2018 chromosome 11, BIME_Dsil_1.4, whole genome shotgun sequence encodes:
- the LOC125941260 gene encoding uncharacterized protein LOC125941260 codes for MLEEETRARKTEREHLEDLLREEKCKREQLEEKLREVTRSHHAFTEAQGPPGEALVVLPTTGCERGQVQGSDGSCSGESHVVESAQTAAGNGETPDGTAGLVQRDERQLDAGIGTQQGNTARSKPRNATLGRKASKAERDGQTREHSEQQPKADSVDENRRRVFVFGDGNAVRMKRTLLKMVSWNRNVHVRADTDTTVKDVIAVVEESPDVWGSSEAMVVLHAGRRDVMDNNTVPESALAEIRTHLQMWKERAPNHRF; via the coding sequence ATGCTGGAGGAAGAGACCAGGGCGAGAAAGACAGAGCGGGAGCACCTGGAGGATTTGCTGAGAGAGGAGAAGTGTAAACGGGAGCAGCTGGAGGAGAAGTTGAGAGAGGTGACGCGGAGTCACCACGCGTTCACGGAGGCGCAGGGGCCGCCAGGGGAAGCTCTGGTGGTACTACCCACGACGGGCTGCGAGAGAGGACAGGTGCAGGGCAGCGACGGAAGCTGCAGTGGGGAGAGTCACGTGGTGGAAAGCGCACAGACGGCGGCAGGCAACGGAGAGACACCCGATGGCACGGCAGGGCTTGTACAACGGGACGAGAGACAGTTGGATGCGGGTATCGGCACACAGCAAGGCAATACAGCGAGGAGTAAGCCTAGGAACGCCACATTGGGGAGGAAGGCAAGCAAAGCGGAGAGAGATGGCCAGACTAGAGAGCATAGCGAACAGCAGCCAAAGGCTGACTCGGTAGACGAAAACAGGAGGCGAGTATTTGTGTTCGGAGACGGTAACGCTGTCCGAATGAAGCGAACATTGCTGAAGATGGTCAGTTGGAACCGGAACGTGCATGTCAGAGCGGACACGGACACCACTGTGAAGGATGTAATTGCGGTAGTCGAAGAATCACCGGACGTGTGGGGATCATCAGAAGCCATGGTGGTATTGCATGCAGGTCGAAGGGATGTGATGGACAACAACACAGTGCCAGAGAGCGCATTAGCGGAGATACGCACCCACCTGCAGATGTGGAAAGAGAGGGCTCCGAACCATCGATTTTAG